A window of Ursus arctos isolate Adak ecotype North America unplaced genomic scaffold, UrsArc2.0 scaffold_16, whole genome shotgun sequence genomic DNA:
AGAGTCAGACTCCCTACATCTAGTTCTGCCAATGACTGGCCGTgcaaccttggacaagttactcgGCCTCTCTGAACTATAAACTATTTCTCAGGGTTGTTGTGGAAGGAAGCAAGAGTAACAGTGTATGGCAtggaaaatgcttaaaataaaaaatgacagcaCTGTGATGGAGGGCTGCATCTGAAAGATATTCTTGAGCGTTTGGGGGGAGTGCAGAGGGACCCTGACCCGAGCCACAGTACTGCTCAGCAACCCCCCTACCCTGCCATGGACCTTACTTTTTCTGTGCCTCTAAGGATGAGCCGAGAAATAGGAAAGGAATTCTACTTATAGAATGCTTCCTTCTTATTCACTtcatatgtattatctcatttcataCTCAAGATGGCCCTATGGGGCTGGTCTTGTCATTCCCTATTTTATTGAAGAGAAAACTAAGAGTCAGAGAAGTGAAGGCACTTACCTAGGGTCACACAGCCCATAAACTCTAGGACAGTATTGCAAACCCAGGGACTTGACTCCAAAGTTCACACATGGATTCCCTTTTCTGCATTTTGCTCCCAGAAGGTAAGTCCCTGCAGCACTGTCTGTCTCAGAtgatgggggggcggggagttCTCTGGGGCTCAACCCTAGTTAAGTCCCACGGTGTGGAGTCAATTTCCCAGGAAAAATGGGCTGGGTTCTTCTTGGCAAGAGACAATGCCTCTCTATGGCCAACAGTCAACCTTGCTTTCCTGACTACCTACTCTGTGCAGGCCTTGTGCCCAGTGCTGGGGAAGCAAAGGGGACTAAGACATGGCCCCTGACCTTGAGGTTGAATGCTACACAAGGTCCACTTCCCTTCTCACTCGATATTCCGCCTAGAGGAGTACACTTATCCTTAACTGCTGAGGACCCCAAGTCTATGCCCTAGCCTCATCCTTCAAGTTCAGATCCCTTTACAGACCTGCCCCCTGGACCTTGCCCCCTGTAGTTCCCACAGGCACCTCACTCCACTGCCATTCCACAGCATTCCCGAAACCTGCCTTTGAGCAGAAACCCAGGGGTTTGAtttccttctgccctttcttCATGCCGCTGTCTCTTAGCCAGTCAACTGCCAGAAGTCCTGTGAGCTTCTAGGCCCACCCCGTGTCACCATGCACCCTTACCGTCTTAGGTCACCATCTGTCCCGGGACTTTGATGACCGCCTCCTTGTTGGTTTCCCCAGATCTACTGTTGCATTGAATGTGtcaccctcccccactgccccaaACACTTCATCCAGGTCCCATTGGTCACCGAGGTCCTGGATACGACTCAGAAGCCCTGAACGATGGGACCCCTGCTGCCTTGTCATCTGTTGCCAATTGCCCCTCTGTGTTCCATTCAGCCCGAAGTCCCTGGACAGACGATCCatgctctccttcctctttcctcttccccagaAAGCTCTTCCCTGACCTGTGCTTGGCTAATTCCTTACTGGCCCCTTCAGATCTAATCTTAAACCCTGCTTTTACTGGGAAGCCTTCCAGGACTTACCACTAGGAAAGGCTGGCTGGGTGCCCTCTGTGTGCTCAGAGCACACTGAACTTCCCTGACGAGGCTCTAATGAGAACCAGACACTGCATTCTAATTGCTTACCCGCTAGACTATAAGCTCTACGAGGGCAGGAACTGTGGCTGTCTTATTCTCTCCCTAACCCCTGGATTAGCACAATACTCTGGCTTCCGCCTCTCTCCACCCTCTCACACCCTGAGCTGTCACAAGCCCAGGGCGGCGGGCAGCCCCTGCGCTCAGCCAGACAGGCTCTGCAACCCCGGCCGTTACTACCTGCGGAGTAACTCACCTGCAGCCTCTGCTGTTCTGAGTCCCGCTCCAGAACGGAGGCCTGTAGGAACATGGCTACCTCCTGCAGACTGCTAACGCTGGCCTTGCTCTGGGCCAGAGACAGCGCCAAGTCCTGGGCCTTCTCCCTCCACTCGATCTCCCTGGCCTCCGTCTGTCTCAGCGCGGCCTGCAGTCGCTCCAGCTCCTGCTGCAGCCGGGGCCCGAAAGCCTCAAACTTCGTAGAGGGCTCCTCCGCCGGGGAGGCTGTGTGGCTGTGGGTTGAGTCCTCCAGATTCTTCCTTTGCTGGGCCTCTCTCAACCCCACGATCTCCTCTTCCTTTTGGGCTAGAGTCAGCTGCAACTCCCTTAGGCTTTCGCGAAGGCCCCGTatctcctcctcttttctctcccaccccGGACCCTGCTTCCCTGGGCTGGCATCTTCTCGGGCCCTCTGGGCCAGAGACTGCTCTAGCAGCTGCCCCTGCCTCTTCTGATGGCTCAGCTCTTCTTCCCTCTGGGCCAGTGCCCGATGGAGCTGCTGCACGGCCTCCTGGTGCCGGAGATCCCGGTCCTGGATCTCGCCTTCTCGCCTCCGCAGGGCCTCCTCCAGCTGCCGGGCCTGTGCCTGGCAGGAGTCCAGGGCAGCCTGCAAGGTGGCTGTGCTGGCCTCCAGGCTGCGGCTCAATTCCGCCTGCCCCAGCAGCCgctgctccttctcctgcagGGCGGCCTGAGCCTTGCTCAGGGCCTCCTGCAGAGCCTCGGCCCGGTCCCGGGCAGTCTCCTCCCGCCGCTGGGAGGACTGGCCGGACGCCTGCAGGGCCTCCAGCTCCTGGTCCCGTTCCTTGAGCGTGGCCTCTGCCCGCAGCAGGCGGTCCCGCAGGCCCCTGACCTCCGCCTCGTGCTCTTGGGCCCGCTCGGCACACTGTTGCTGGAGGGCCAGCAAAGCCTCCTCCTGCTCCCGCGACTCAGCCCTGAGGTCCCCCAACACCTCCTCCAGGGCCTGCCCGCGCTGTCCCTCCATGGCCAGCTCCTCCTGGAGCCTTCGCATGTGCTCCCTGTGGTCCTCGAGCTCTCCCTGGCGCTCCCGCAGCTCTGCGCGGGCCTGCTCCAAGGCGCTCTGCAGTGTGCTGGCCTTCTCCTTCATCGTCTCCTCCTGCCCCCGTGCCTGCTGCTGCTCATGCCGCAGGGCCTCGAGCTCCTGGTCCCTCTGAGCcagggctctctgtgcctcttccaGGTGACCCTGAAGCGACCGCTCTTTCAGCTCCGCCCGTTCCCTGGCTTCCTGCAGATGCCGCTGCAGGACCACCAGCTCCTGCTCTCGCTGACTCAGGAGGAGGCTGGTCTCCCCCACCTTCCTGTGCAGGCCCTGCAGCTGCTGCTCCAGCTGGTCCTTGTGCCCCCTCAGCTCTTGGAGGCGCTCCTGCTGGCACTCCACCTCCTTCTCCTTATCCCGCAGGATCAGCTTCAGGTGCTCGAGGCTCCCGCGCTGTGCTTTACTCGGGCTCTTCCCCTCCTCCGCCCGCTCCTGCATCGGCGGCCTCTGGGAGGCCAGCTCCCGGCCTCGCTCCTTCAACGACAGCTTGATCTGTCCCAGGTCCTCCTCCAGGATCTTGGTCTGCAGTGTCCTCTGGTCTTCTAGGACCCGAATCCTCTCCCTCTGGAGCAGCATGTCCTGGTCCCTCCTCTCCAGGTCCTGAGCCAGAcactccttctgcctctgcagcTCCTCGATCTGTTCTCGCTGGCACTTCAGCTCCTGGTCCTTGTCCTGGAGCTCTCTGGCCAGAAGGGTGCCGTGGCTCTCCAGCTCGTCGATCTGGCTGCTCTGGGCCTGCAGCTCCTGGCTCCTCTCCTCCAGGTCCAGTGTCAGGTGGGTCAGGGCCACCCTCTGCatttccctctggccctccagCTCCTCGATGGTCTTTTGTTGGCACTCCATCTGGTGATGGTTTTCCTCCAGTTCCAGGGCCAAGCATTCCAGAGTAACCAGCTGCTTCTTCAGATCCTGAATCTGTCCTTTCTGGGACTCTATCACTTGGGCCTTCTTCTCAAGTTCGAGAAGCTGATGCTCCAAGATGCTCCTCTGGGTCTCTCGATCCTTCTCGAGCTCTTTGATTTGCTCCCTCTGCACGACCAGCTTCTGCTCCCGCTCCTGGACGGCCAGGGGCAGGTGCTCTAAGACGGACCTGCACTTCTCCAGCTCCTGGATCTGTTCCTGTTGTGCACCCATCTCCTGGTTCCTCTTCTTCAGGTCCAGAGATAGCACTTCCAAAGCAGCCTTCTGCATCTCCCGTTGTTTCTCCAGTTCCTGGATATGTCCCCGCAGAGCTTccacctccccctctctttcGGATAGGGTCTGGGCCAGGATAGCTAAATTCTCCTGCAGAGCCTTCCCATGGGCCACCTTCAGCTCACCCTGCTCCTGCAGAGCCTGGGCTCGCTCACGCTCAGTCTCCGCTTCCTCGCTCTTGAGTTTCAGGGCCGAGCGAGCGGTTTTCAGGTCCTCCTCCAGGGCCCCGGCGGCACTGGCCTGAGCCCTGGCTTCCGCCACAGATGCGTGCAGATGTTCCACCTGTGCTGTCAGGTTCTCCTTGGCCGCCTGCAGGAGCTCTCGCTCCTTCTGGAAAAGAAGACGCAAAACCACCTTAGGCTACACTTGCCAGATACTATCACCGCAGCGCAGGCCCTTCATCTCCTTACTCCGCAGCCCCAGCCCCGTCAAGAAGGGACAAAGAGAACTGGTGCCTTCCCCTCATGCTGATCCAGTAAAAGATCATCCCTACCGCATGCCAGGGCTCCACTAGGCCCACAGGAGAAAGCCTGAAACAAATGAGCCATCCCACACTCCGGTCCTTCAGGGCAAGGGACAGACTTTTCTGCCTCCCTTCAGGAAAACTCCCCAGGGCCTTCATCACGGCCCTCAAGGACAGGGAGACAGCCGGGGAAACAGTCCCTTGCTGAAGGACGTGGGGCACTACCAATGGATGGGGTAGGACCACAGGCCCAGCTGGGTCTGGAGCTACAGCCTGGCCCCCAAGGACTTCTCCTGGAGAAAGCCCCTGCCCCAGACCAGGGCCACCTCACCTGGGCCTCCAGTCCCTGCAGCTCTGCTTGCCGCAGACGGCTCTGCAATGTCGCCAGAGTCTCACGCAGTTCTGTCAGCTCAGATCCCAGCGACTTCTGCTTTCCTTCCCACTTGCATTTCTCTTTGGGAAGAGGGAAGGTGGCGGAGTGAGGCCCAGGGTGGAGGGTGGAagaaaagagggacagagaggcagaTGGAGGGTGAGGAACAGAATCAAAAGGGAAGGCCAGGAAGGAGAGAATTACGTCCAGTTTCACATGCATGTCCCCCATCGGCCAGCTGTTCCGGGCTGTCTAGGCTCCTGCTGCTCCCGCACTCACGTCTGCAGCGGCTGACCGGCGCCAGCACTTGCCTGACTATCCTCCCAACGCTGCCTTGCCCTAGCACGTACAGACCTCCAGCCCTGGATTCCAGACTGGGGGGAGGGCTAGATGTCGCTCGAGGTCCTTTCTAGTCTCTGATTCTATGGTTTGCAGAGGTTCCCAGAGACCAGTGCTGCCCCCTTGGCTGCCCCCATTTCTGCAAAATGCACCAgaacccagctctgtgcatgtgGCTCTCAGGGAGCCCTCTGGGATACTTTCAAGACCCAGACCCCCTCCCCAAGTTGTCGTCTTCTCTTCTACTACGGAGCCTTGGCCCCCAagaccctccctctcctttcttttccaagTAGTGACCACCCACGCCCTTCGCTGTGGCAGCGGGGCATTCTCCCCAGGTCCCCCCACTTTGCTATTTCTTAAACAAGCCCATAATCCTTCTGCTGTCAAAGGTGAGTAATTTTGACGACATAGCTGGAGAGGACAAAAATAAGTAACGTGGATAAATGACAAAAGACACAGAATTTTATAACGTTCTCACAGTCCTGGCCCTAGGCTGTCAGTTTTTTAATCCTCAAAGAAAGGGGAAGCCTAGCCAGGAACTTCTCTTGGTTCACCCACTCTGTCCCCCTGAATTCCTTCTTCCAGGATGGCCCTCAAAGGCCAAGCAAAGCAGAAGAACAGTTCATGGGGGTCATCACCCCTTTGGAGAGGTCTCTAGGTAGCTTCTCACTGTTGGGCACGAGCAGTGAAGAGTAGCTGCCCCTTCTGGGCTTCTGGCCTCTCCTTGCTCTTCCCTCCAAATCTCCCTGCCTGCCTTGCGCTTCTCACCTTCCTGGTACTGGGAGAGCTGTCTCTGCAAATCCTGCAATTCTGTGCAGACCTGACTTTTCTCGGCCTCTGCATCGGCGAGACGCTGCTCCAGCTTCAGACCCTGCTCCCTCAGGTCGTCCTGGGAAAGGAAGGGCGAGGCTAAACTCCAACCTCCTCATCTTCCACAAAGCTATCCCAGCCCCAGACCCAAGTGCCCCCCACCTTCCTCTCAGCTTCTGTGGGGTCTGCCCCCGAGGATCTACTCCCAGGTCGCTCCCTGGAGCCATGACAGGCTCTGCTCCAACTGCCTGGAGCCTAGAATCCCCATCTGACCCGTGTGCCTTTTTGAAACACACCTTGCTGGAGTCTTAGCCCGGGGTCAGCTCTCCTCTGCCCAAACTCCTACTTCAAAGCTCAGCTCAAAggtccctttttccttccctgtgaCTCTCCCCAAGTAGGAATGAATTGTCCCTTCCTCCTATTATTATCATTTGCATCTGTTACTGATCCGACTAATTCTATCAGTTCTCCTTCTTTTAGACTGCAGTTGCCTTCCTCAGCCTTCTCGATGGCGGAGGTCtggtctctctcctttccttacCATCAGCTCACAGTGGCTGGC
This region includes:
- the CEP250 gene encoding centrosome-associated protein CEP250 isoform X4, with the translated sequence MEAAEQARNALQLGLAEAERSGEALREKNTQLEAQLRKAEESGTELQAELRGIQEEKEEIQEKLSEARHQQEAGLAQLEQLHQETKRQEEALAREVQEKEALVRERAALQVRLQAVERDRQDLSEQLLGLSSAKEQLESSLFEAQQQNSLIEVTKGQLEVQIQTVTRAKEVIQGEVRCLKLELDTERSRAEQERKTAASQLAQAEQEGQIALQQQKSAHEEEVNRLQEKWEKERSWHQQELDKALESLKKEKTELETRLREQQAEAEAIRTQREEERAEAESALCQMQLETEKERVSLLETLLQTQKELADASQQLERLRQDMKAQKLKEQETTEVLQTQLREARREQEQAAQQNGDDLAALREECRALLQAKTDLQEQVEDLKSQLVSRDDSRRLVEQEVQEKLREAQEYSRTLKELEREKASLTQSLMEKEQRLLVLQEADSVRQQELSSLHQDLQEAQGGQKELSTQVEFLKQEVKEREADFLAQEAQLLEELEASRVTEQQLRASLRALEAKAAQAHLRLRSTENQLAALAAEQQPGHQAQAQLASLCSVLQQALGLTCESRPELRGGGDSASLWGPEPDQNGASLLLEKGPLLTALSSEAVASALQKLRQDLWKTQQARDDLREQGLKLEQRLADAEAEKSQVCTELQDLQRQLSQYQEEKCKWEGKQKSLGSELTELRETLATLQSRLRQAELQGLEAQKERELLQAAKENLTAQVEHLHASVAEARAQASAAGALEEDLKTARSALKLKSEEAETERERAQALQEQGELKVAHGKALQENLAILAQTLSEREGEVEALRGHIQELEKQREMQKAALEVLSLDLKKRNQEMGAQQEQIQELEKCRSVLEHLPLAVQEREQKLVVQREQIKELEKDRETQRSILEHQLLELEKKAQVIESQKGQIQDLKKQLVTLECLALELEENHHQMECQQKTIEELEGQREMQRVALTHLTLDLEERSQELQAQSSQIDELESHGTLLARELQDKDQELKCQREQIEELQRQKECLAQDLERRDQDMLLQRERIRVLEDQRTLQTKILEEDLGQIKLSLKERGRELASQRPPMQERAEEGKSPSKAQRGSLEHLKLILRDKEKEVECQQERLQELRGHKDQLEQQLQGLHRKVGETSLLLSQREQELVVLQRHLQEARERAELKERSLQGHLEEAQRALAQRDQELEALRHEQQQARGQEETMKEKASTLQSALEQARAELRERQGELEDHREHMRRLQEELAMEGQRGQALEEVLGDLRAESREQEEALLALQQQCAERAQEHEAEVRGLRDRLLRAEATLKERDQELEALQASGQSSQRREETARDRAEALQEALSKAQAALQEKEQRLLGQAELSRSLEASTATLQAALDSCQAQARQLEEALRRREGEIQDRDLRHQEAVQQLHRALAQREEELSHQKRQGQLLEQSLAQRAREDASPGKQGPGWERKEEEIRGLRESLRELQLTLAQKEEEIVGLREAQQRKNLEDSTHSHTASPAEEPSTKFEAFGPRLQQELERLQAALRQTEAREIEWREKAQDLALSLAQSKASVSSLQEVAMFLQASVLERDSEQQRLQDELELTRQALEKERFGRAERGPREEVSGAEAEPSLGMEEKQLWGRRLEHLQEAVAQLEIDRSRLQRHNMQLRATLEQVERERRKLKRDSMRASRTGVPEAREATASSPTQQDGRGGQKGSSDAKHIAELQKEVALLRAQLALERKQRQDYIARSVQTSRELAGLHHSLSHSLLAVAQTPEATVLEAETRKLDESLTQSLTSPGPILLCPSPSTTQAISR